From Anopheles darlingi chromosome 2, idAnoDarlMG_H_01, whole genome shotgun sequence, the proteins below share one genomic window:
- the LOC125948495 gene encoding larval cuticle protein A3A-like isoform X1, translated as MAFKFAVFAAIVAVASAVGIGYPAPLGAYHAPLGAYHAPLGVAKVAAPLAYPAVAKVAKIADDYDPNPQYSYSYHIADALTGDNKEQQESRSGDVVTGSYALVEPDGTRRVVEYTADPVNGFNAVVHREPLAVKAVAPIAKYAAPLAYPAVAKVAAPIAPYGYPAYGKAIVG; from the exons ATGGCATTCAAA TTCGCCGTCTTCGCCGCCATCGTGGCCGTCGCTAGCGCCGTAGGCATTGGATACCCGGCCCCATTGGGAGCTTACCACGCTCCTCTGGGAGCTTACCATGCTCCTCTGGGTGTGGCGAAGGTTGCCGCCCCTCTGGCTTACCCAGCTGTTGCCAAGGTTGCCAAAATCGCCGATGACTACGACCCGAACCCACAGTACAGCTACAGCTACCACATTGCC GATGCTCTGACCGGAGACAACAAGGAACAGCAGGAGTCTCGCTCGGGAGATGTTGTCACTGGATCCTACGCGCTGGTTGAGCCCGATGGCACCCGTCGCGTCGTCGAGTACACCGCCGATCCTGTCAACGGATTCAACGCCGTCGTCCACCGTGAGCCGCTGGCCGTGAAGGCTGTGGCCCCGATCGCCAAGTACGCTGCTCCTCTGGCTTACCCCGCTGTGGCCAAG GTCGCTGCTCCGATCGCTCCCTACGGATACCCAGCCTACGGCAAGGCCATCGTTGGTTAA
- the LOC125948495 gene encoding larval cuticle protein A3A-like isoform X4, whose protein sequence is MAFKFAVFAAIVAVANAVAIGYPAPLGAYHAPLGVAKVAAPLAVAKVTDDYDPNPQYSYSYHIADALTGDNKEQQESRSGDVVTGSYSLVEPDGTRRVVEYTADPVNGFNAVVHREPLAVKAVAPIAKYAAPLAYPAVAKVAAPIAPYGYPAYGKAIVG, encoded by the exons ATGGCATTCAAA TTCGCCGTCTTCGCCGCCATCGTGGCCGTCGCTAACGCCGTCGCCATCGGATACCCAGCCCCGCTGGGAGCTTACCACGCTCCTCTGGGTGTTGCCAAGGTTGCCGCTCCTCTGGCTGTCGCCAAGGTTACCGATGACTACGACCCGAACCCACAGTACAGCTACAGCTACCACATTGCC GATGCTCTGACCGGAGACAACAAGGAACAGCAGGAGTCTCGCTCGGGAGATGTTGTCACTGGATCCTACTCGCTGGTTGAGCCCGATGGCACCCGTCGCGTCGTCGAGTACACCGCCGATCCCGTCAACGGATTCAACGCCGTCGTCCACCGTGAGCCGCTGGCCGTGAAGGCTGTGGCCCCGATCGCCAAGTACGCCGCTCCTCTGGCTTACCCCGCTGTGGCCAAGGTCGCTGCTCCGATCGCTCCCTACGGATACCCAGCCTACGGCAAGGCCATCGTTGGTTAA
- the LOC125948495 gene encoding larval cuticle protein A3A-like isoform X2, whose translation MAFKFAVFAAIVAVASAVGIGYPAPLGAYHAPLGAYHAPLGVAKVAAPLAYPAVAKVAKIADDYDPNPQYSYSYHIADALTGDNKEQQESRSGDVVTGSYALVEPDGTRRVVEYTADPVNGFNAVVHREPLAVKAVAPIAKYAAPLAYPAVAKVAAPIAPYGYPAYGKAIVG comes from the exons TTCGCCGTCTTCGCCGCCATCGTGGCCGTCGCTAGCGCCGTAGGCATTGGATACCCGGCCCCATTGGGAGCTTACCACGCTCCTCTGGGAGCTTACCATGCTCCTCTGGGTGTGGCGAAGGTTGCCGCCCCTCTGGCTTACCCAGCTGTTGCCAAGGTTGCCAAAATCGCCGATGACTACGACCCGAACCCACAGTACAGCTACAGCTACCACATTGCC GATGCTCTGACCGGAGACAACAAGGAACAGCAGGAGTCTCGCTCGGGAGATGTTGTCACTGGATCCTACGCGCTGGTTGAGCCCGATGGCACCCGTCGCGTCGTCGAGTACACCGCCGATCCTGTCAACGGATTCAACGCCGTCGTCCACCGTGAGCCGCTGGCCGTGAAGGCTGTGGCCCCGATCGCCAAGTACGCTGCTCCTCTGGCTTACCCCGCTGTGGCCAAG GTCGCTGCTCCGATCGCTCCCTACGGATACCCAGCCTACGGCAAGGCCATCGTTGGTTAA
- the LOC125948386 gene encoding cuticle protein 21-like, whose translation MALRFVVLAAFIATASAVAIGYPAAYPAIAKVAAPIGDYDPNPHYSYSYAVADAVTGDNKSQQESRSGDVVTGSYALIEPDGTQRVVEYTADPVNGFNAVVHRGAGVVKAVAPVAKFASPYAYPAVAKVAAPLAHPYYG comes from the exons ATGGCTCTCCGG TTTGTAGTTCTAGCCGCGTTCATCGCCACTGCCAGTGCTGTTGCCATCGGATATCCGGCGGCGTACCCAGCGATTGCAAAGGTGGCCGCACCGATTGGCGATTATGATCCCAATCCCCATTACAGCTACAGCTATGCCGTTGCA GATGCTGTGACCGGAGACAACAAGAGCCAACAGGAATCACGGTCCGGAGATGTTGTCACTGGATCGTACGCTCTGATCGAACCCGACGGTACCCAGCGCGTCGTCGAGTACACCGCCGATCCCGTCAACGGATTCAACGCCGTCGTGCATCGTGGTGCGGGTGTTGTGAAGGCCGTGGCTCCGGTTGCCAAGTTTGCTTCGCCGTATGCGTATCCTGCCGTCGCCAAGGTTGCCGCTCCGCTGGCTCATCCGTACTACGGATAA